From Anaerohalosphaera lusitana, one genomic window encodes:
- the folK gene encoding 2-amino-4-hydroxy-6-hydroxymethyldihydropteridine diphosphokinase — translation MAAYVGLGGNLGDTAVKIRQALQKLDSADTHVVRISSIYETAPLANKDQPSYLNAVAEVRTTLTPQQLFGRLVSIENSLGRARNGRWESRTIDLDLLMHGDQIFESPGLIVPHPQMHLRTFVLKGMCEIAAELRHPTTGRTMQELADRLNGHDFWLDPDRPQLISVAGVIGVGKTTLATKLADKLGCGVLREAYDTNPYLPAACKGDREAALKSQLYFLESRYEQLNADTLPSGKVVLSDYVFAKDSLFAERTLDADQLNEYNTRHAQVERAISEPVLTIYLKDTPARILERVQQRSRPYESSINENSIAELGGDYDEMFADWAHSPLITLDAAQFNCMQNDHVSELASEIRCYICER, via the coding sequence TTGGCAGCATATGTTGGACTGGGCGGCAACCTCGGCGATACGGCCGTGAAGATTCGGCAAGCTCTGCAGAAGCTGGACAGCGCCGATACTCACGTTGTCCGGATCAGTAGCATCTATGAGACTGCCCCCCTTGCGAACAAGGATCAACCATCGTATCTCAATGCTGTAGCGGAGGTCAGGACAACCCTGACCCCGCAGCAGCTTTTCGGCAGGCTCGTTTCGATCGAAAATTCGCTTGGCAGAGCACGAAACGGCAGGTGGGAGTCACGAACCATCGATCTCGATCTGCTGATGCATGGCGATCAGATTTTCGAATCGCCGGGCCTGATAGTTCCGCATCCGCAAATGCACCTGCGCACGTTCGTCCTCAAAGGCATGTGTGAGATAGCAGCTGAGCTGCGGCATCCCACGACGGGCAGGACGATGCAGGAGCTTGCTGACAGACTTAACGGGCATGATTTCTGGCTCGATCCGGATCGGCCTCAGTTGATCTCTGTTGCAGGTGTTATCGGTGTTGGCAAGACGACTCTTGCAACGAAGCTGGCAGATAAACTTGGCTGCGGGGTACTAAGGGAGGCGTACGATACAAATCCTTATCTGCCGGCCGCATGTAAGGGGGACAGAGAAGCAGCACTGAAGTCCCAACTGTATTTCCTTGAAAGCCGTTATGAGCAGCTCAACGCGGACACACTGCCTTCCGGCAAGGTCGTGCTCAGTGATTATGTTTTTGCCAAGGATTCGTTATTTGCTGAGCGGACGCTGGATGCGGATCAGTTGAACGAATACAACACCAGGCATGCTCAGGTTGAGCGAGCTATCTCGGAACCAGTCCTTACGATATATCTCAAGGATACACCTGCGAGAATCCTGGAGCGGGTACAACAACGCAGCCGTCCTTACGAAAGTTCGATCAACGAAAATTCAATTGCAGAGCTAGGGGGTGATTATGACGAAATGTTCGCGGACTGGGCGCACAGTCCGCTTATAACTCTGGATGCAGCTCAGTTCAACTGCATGCAAAACGACCATGTAAGTGAACTCGCTTCCGAAATACGGTGCTATATATGCGAACGCTGA
- the rpiB gene encoding ribose 5-phosphate isomerase B has protein sequence MKIAVASDHRGIKAVEQIKATVAELDHEYIDLGCCNDHPVDYPDVAYLAAEAVSSGKVDRAVLVCGTGIGMSIAANKVKGVRAALCFDELNAKISRQHNDANVLCMSGDLLGNTMLRKMVETWLTTEFLGGRHKRRVSKIAAIEEGKDPRTVTD, from the coding sequence ATGAAAATTGCCGTTGCAAGTGATCACAGAGGAATCAAGGCAGTCGAACAGATAAAGGCTACTGTTGCAGAGCTTGACCATGAGTACATAGACCTTGGCTGCTGTAATGACCACCCCGTGGACTATCCGGATGTGGCTTATCTGGCGGCAGAAGCTGTATCCAGCGGTAAAGTGGATCGTGCGGTCCTGGTGTGCGGCACTGGCATTGGAATGAGTATCGCGGCCAACAAGGTCAAGGGCGTCAGAGCAGCGCTGTGCTTTGACGAACTGAATGCAAAGATCTCCCGTCAGCACAATGATGCAAACGTTCTTTGCATGTCCGGCGACCTGCTCGGCAATACGATGCTTCGCAAAATGGTAGAAACCTGGCTGACCACCGAATTTCTGGGTGGACGTCATAAGAGGCGCGTCAGCAAGATAGCCGCAATTGAAGAAGGTAAAGATCCTCGAACGGTGACTGATTAA
- a CDS encoding LL-diaminopimelate aminotransferase, with the protein MIKINENYLKLQAGYLFPEIGRRVSEFAENNPDADIIKLGIGDVTEPLCPAVIKAMHDAVDEMATSEGFHGYGPEQGYEFLTEAILANDFAPRGVKLDKSEIFISDGSKCDTGNIQEIFGLDNIVAVTDPVYPVYVDTNVMAGRTSNATEGGRYGGIVYMPCTAENNFVPELPSESVDMIYLCYPNNPTGATATKDQLKKWVDYARENKALILFDAAYEAFISDPNIPHSIYEIDGAEEVAIEFRSFSKTAGFTGTRCAFTVVPKALKAYTKAGEAIDVNAIWNRRHSTKFNGCSYITQKGAAAVYTPEGKEQIRNTINLYMDNASRIRKALTELGYNVYGGQNAPYVWLQAPEGMKSWEFFDAVLNKAHVVGTPGAGFGAAGEGYFRLSAFNKPEIVDEAMKRFAKI; encoded by the coding sequence ATGATCAAGATCAATGAAAATTACCTCAAACTGCAGGCTGGTTACCTGTTTCCGGAAATTGGTAGACGTGTTTCCGAATTTGCGGAGAACAATCCTGATGCTGACATCATCAAGCTCGGTATCGGTGATGTGACCGAACCGCTGTGCCCTGCCGTTATCAAGGCCATGCACGACGCTGTCGATGAGATGGCGACGTCCGAAGGCTTTCACGGCTACGGTCCTGAACAGGGTTATGAATTTCTGACCGAAGCTATTCTGGCAAACGATTTCGCGCCGCGCGGAGTAAAGCTGGACAAGAGCGAGATTTTTATCAGCGACGGTTCGAAATGTGATACCGGCAATATCCAGGAGATCTTCGGACTGGACAACATCGTTGCAGTGACTGACCCTGTCTACCCCGTCTACGTCGACACAAACGTCATGGCCGGCAGGACGAGCAACGCGACTGAAGGCGGCCGATACGGCGGCATCGTCTATATGCCCTGCACAGCAGAGAACAACTTCGTCCCGGAACTGCCCTCGGAATCGGTAGATATGATCTACCTTTGCTATCCCAACAATCCGACCGGTGCAACCGCAACGAAGGATCAGCTCAAGAAGTGGGTTGATTATGCTCGCGAGAACAAGGCCCTTATCCTGTTCGATGCAGCCTATGAAGCGTTTATCTCCGATCCGAACATTCCGCACTCTATCTATGAGATCGACGGAGCGGAAGAAGTCGCGATCGAGTTCCGCAGCTTCTCGAAGACTGCCGGCTTCACGGGCACACGCTGTGCATTCACAGTTGTACCTAAAGCACTTAAAGCCTACACTAAGGCCGGCGAAGCGATCGACGTAAACGCAATCTGGAACCGCCGTCACAGCACCAAGTTCAACGGCTGCTCCTACATCACCCAAAAGGGTGCAGCAGCAGTCTATACGCCGGAAGGCAAGGAACAGATCCGCAATACGATCAACCTGTACATGGACAATGCTTCTCGTATCCGCAAGGCGCTGACCGAACTCGGTTACAATGTCTACGGCGGACAGAACGCTCCATACGTCTGGCTGCAGGCACCTGAGGGAATGAAGTCGTGGGAATTCTTCGATGCAGTTCTGAATAAGGCTCACGTAGTCGGCACTCCTGGCGCAGGCTTCGGTGCGGCGGGCGAAGGCTACTTCCGCCTCAGTGCATTCAACAAGCCGGAGATCGTAGACGAAGCGATGAAGCGTTTCGCGAAGATATAA
- the panC gene encoding pantoate--beta-alanine ligase, which produces MRTLTTIEEMRAFVRDARSQGKSIGFVPTMGALHAGHLSLIRRAKEKSDVVVVSIFVNPTQFGPSEDLEAYPRDMAADQQKCRDEQVDAIFAPAVNEMYPQENLTWVNVESLTDKLCGRSRPGHFRGVTTVCTKLFNIVQPDYAFFGQKDGQQAIVIKRMVADLNMPLQIVVCDTVREPDGLAMSSRNKYLTPEQRQDAPLIYKSLAAARDAVDQGERSTEKVKQTIQSVLAESQEIEPEYINIVDLDTLSELPQIQGKALIAIAAKLGTARLIDNIIVDANTQK; this is translated from the coding sequence ATGCGAACGCTGACAACGATAGAAGAAATGCGGGCCTTCGTCAGAGATGCTCGAAGTCAGGGCAAATCGATCGGTTTTGTGCCGACTATGGGCGCACTGCATGCCGGGCATCTTTCACTGATACGCCGGGCTAAAGAAAAAAGTGATGTCGTTGTGGTGAGCATATTCGTCAATCCGACCCAGTTCGGCCCTTCTGAAGATCTGGAGGCATACCCGCGGGATATGGCAGCAGATCAGCAGAAGTGCCGTGATGAACAGGTAGATGCGATCTTTGCGCCGGCTGTAAATGAGATGTACCCGCAGGAAAATCTCACATGGGTCAATGTGGAGAGCCTGACCGACAAGCTGTGCGGGCGAAGCCGACCCGGCCATTTTCGCGGCGTAACGACCGTGTGTACAAAGCTGTTCAACATCGTCCAGCCCGATTACGCCTTTTTCGGCCAGAAGGACGGTCAGCAAGCCATTGTGATCAAGCGGATGGTCGCGGATTTGAATATGCCGCTGCAGATTGTTGTGTGCGATACGGTCAGGGAACCGGACGGGCTTGCGATGAGCAGCAGGAACAAATATCTTACGCCCGAGCAGCGACAGGACGCACCGCTGATATACAAGTCGTTGGCAGCCGCACGTGATGCGGTTGATCAGGGCGAACGTTCAACGGAAAAAGTCAAGCAGACGATTCAGAGTGTCTTAGCTGAATCCCAAGAGATCGAGCCCGAATATATCAATATTGTCGACCTTGATACACTTAGCGAACTACCGCAGATACAGGGCAAGGCATTGATCGCTATTGCGGCTAAGCTGGGAACGGCAAGGCTAATTGACAATATAATAGTTGACGCGAACACCCAGAAATAA
- a CDS encoding L-threonylcarbamoyladenylate synthase — protein sequence MTLSKQNRAEAIRRAAKTVENGGLVAFPTETVYGIACRAKEDSIARLDDVKGRAPKKRYTLHIGEASQLDRYVPHVPYRARKLVEKLWPGPLTIVFDIATDKYQDLKNRIGEESFSLLYRDGTLGVRCPDNAVAVELLKTVVWPTVAPSANYAGQPPAVTPDEVLASLKGKVDLVLTDPGAPCREGKGSTVVKVSKGRLSVLREGTYTEKQLNELSAVKITFVCTGNTCRSPMAEAFCRKYLSEKLACGIDEVSEIGYKIASAGVGAWPDRPASEQVCRICQIRGIDATPHRSHLLTRDDALTSDFIFVMTESHRRHILEMFPEVESKCLLLSAEGDIPDPIGGGDEVYRVCAERIYEALKERIDEVLL from the coding sequence ATGACTCTTAGCAAACAAAACAGGGCCGAAGCCATACGCAGAGCGGCCAAAACCGTTGAAAATGGTGGGCTGGTTGCTTTTCCCACCGAAACAGTTTATGGGATTGCCTGCCGTGCAAAGGAGGACTCCATTGCACGACTCGATGACGTTAAGGGCCGAGCCCCGAAAAAACGTTATACGCTCCACATCGGTGAGGCTTCGCAGCTCGACCGTTACGTTCCGCATGTACCATATCGGGCTCGAAAACTGGTCGAAAAGCTGTGGCCTGGCCCTTTGACGATAGTATTTGACATCGCAACTGACAAGTATCAGGACCTGAAAAACCGGATCGGCGAAGAGAGTTTTTCGCTGCTCTACCGTGACGGGACACTCGGTGTAAGATGCCCGGACAATGCCGTTGCAGTGGAATTGCTCAAGACCGTCGTCTGGCCCACGGTAGCGCCCAGTGCGAATTACGCTGGTCAGCCCCCTGCTGTTACACCAGATGAGGTGCTTGCGTCCCTGAAGGGCAAGGTCGACCTTGTATTGACCGATCCGGGCGCACCTTGCAGAGAAGGCAAAGGCAGCACCGTGGTAAAAGTAAGCAAAGGTCGCCTTAGCGTCCTGAGAGAGGGAACATATACCGAGAAACAGCTCAATGAGCTTTCGGCGGTAAAGATCACTTTTGTATGCACCGGAAACACATGCAGAAGTCCGATGGCGGAGGCGTTTTGTCGGAAGTATTTGTCGGAAAAACTCGCCTGCGGTATTGACGAAGTGAGCGAAATTGGTTATAAAATTGCGTCAGCGGGGGTTGGGGCATGGCCCGACAGACCTGCAAGTGAGCAAGTATGCCGGATTTGTCAAATTCGCGGCATTGATGCAACCCCCCATCGCAGCCATCTGCTCACCCGCGACGACGCTCTAACGAGCGATTTTATATTTGTGATGACCGAGAGTCATCGTCGACATATTCTGGAAATGTTTCCTGAAGTTGAGAGTAAATGTCTGCTGCTTAGTGCAGAAGGTGACATTCCCGACCCCATCGGCGGTGGCGACGAAGTATATCGAGTGTGTGCCGAACGTATTTATGAGGCGCTTAAGGAAAGAATAGACGAGGTTTTGCTATGA
- a CDS encoding sulfotransferase family protein, whose product MPENDEFITIVSGLPRSGTSMMMQALEAGGIPILTDHIRSADVDNPRGYYEFEAVKKTKEDPSWLQQAPGKAVKMIYRLLYDLPEDRNYHVIFMDRPLEEVIASQKKMLERLGKKGGGIPDEAMIKAFEKELAAFDSWISTKKNFSVLHIEHRKMIEQPLEQCRLIADFLDGRVDPQKMAEVVDPTLHRNVKQ is encoded by the coding sequence ATGCCTGAAAACGATGAATTTATAACAATAGTCTCCGGCTTGCCCCGTTCTGGGACCTCCATGATGATGCAGGCGCTGGAAGCCGGCGGAATTCCCATTCTCACGGATCACATTCGCAGCGCAGATGTGGACAATCCCAGGGGCTATTATGAATTCGAGGCCGTCAAAAAGACAAAAGAGGACCCTTCCTGGCTTCAGCAGGCACCTGGCAAGGCCGTCAAGATGATATATCGACTTCTGTATGACCTGCCGGAGGACCGTAATTACCACGTCATCTTCATGGACCGGCCCCTGGAGGAGGTCATCGCATCCCAGAAGAAGATGCTCGAACGGCTGGGTAAGAAGGGGGGCGGTATCCCCGACGAGGCCATGATAAAGGCCTTCGAGAAAGAGCTCGCCGCCTTTGATTCCTGGATTTCGACCAAAAAAAACTTCTCCGTGCTGCATATCGAACACCGGAAAATGATAGAACAGCCGCTTGAGCAATGCCGCCTTATCGCGGATTTTCTGGATGGACGCGTTGATCCTCAGAAAATGGCGGAAGTGGTCGACCCGACGCTGCACAGAAACGTTAAGCAGTGA
- the purQ gene encoding phosphoribosylformylglycinamidine synthase I — MKQVKALVLRAAGINCDYESVHALELAGAAADRIHINRVIENTDLLKEYQILLFPGGFSYGDDVAAGKILANQIVHHLSEPLTQFLADGKLMLGICNGFQVLAKTGILPGFADDRAGNKSVTNLTEPAVSVIDNDSGKFEDRWAYLQSESEHCVFIKKGQRIYLPVAHGEGKVVTRDESVLSKLENEDHIAFRYVDADGKVGGFPVNPNGSFNSIAGLTDSTGRVLGLMPHPERFVRRTQHPHWTRLEGDSEADGMIIFNNAVEYVKKTL, encoded by the coding sequence ATGAAACAGGTTAAAGCATTAGTACTGCGTGCGGCAGGCATAAATTGCGACTATGAATCGGTTCACGCTCTCGAGTTGGCGGGAGCAGCCGCGGACAGAATACATATAAACCGTGTGATCGAGAACACCGATCTGCTCAAGGAATACCAGATACTGCTGTTCCCGGGCGGCTTCAGCTATGGTGACGATGTCGCTGCTGGCAAGATACTTGCGAATCAGATCGTTCATCATTTATCCGAGCCGCTGACGCAGTTTCTTGCTGACGGTAAGCTGATGCTGGGCATCTGCAACGGATTCCAGGTACTTGCGAAGACCGGCATACTGCCGGGATTTGCGGACGATCGCGCCGGTAATAAGAGCGTCACGAACCTCACTGAGCCGGCGGTCAGCGTGATTGACAACGACAGCGGCAAATTCGAGGACCGCTGGGCGTACCTCCAGAGTGAGAGCGAGCACTGCGTGTTCATCAAGAAAGGCCAGCGGATATATCTGCCGGTCGCACATGGCGAGGGTAAGGTCGTCACGCGCGACGAATCGGTTCTGTCGAAGCTTGAAAATGAGGACCATATCGCATTCAGATACGTCGATGCGGACGGCAAGGTGGGCGGCTTCCCGGTCAATCCGAACGGCTCGTTCAACTCCATCGCGGGTCTGACCGATTCAACGGGGCGAGTGCTGGGCCTGATGCCGCATCCGGAGCGATTTGTGAGAAGGACGCAGCACCCTCACTGGACCAGACTCGAAGGCGACAGCGAAGCGGATGGAATGATCATCTTCAACAACGCCGTTGAGTATGTGAAAAAGACTCTTTGA
- a CDS encoding response regulator — protein MKCLIVEDDRSAQKLMQIYLSDFFECSVAENGVEALEEVVSSLESGTPYDLICMDIMMPEMDGMEALEKIRQAESKRGIEGLNCIKVIMTTAKQQSEDIFGAFRKGCEGYIVKPIRRADLIEQIEKLGLIKIEAVK, from the coding sequence ATGAAGTGTTTAATAGTAGAAGACGACCGCAGTGCGCAAAAACTAATGCAAATTTACTTGAGCGACTTTTTTGAGTGTTCCGTTGCGGAAAATGGAGTGGAAGCTCTGGAAGAAGTAGTCTCTTCGCTCGAAAGCGGAACCCCCTATGATCTAATTTGTATGGACATAATGATGCCGGAGATGGATGGGATGGAAGCGCTGGAAAAGATACGCCAGGCCGAAAGCAAACGAGGAATAGAAGGGCTCAACTGCATAAAGGTTATCATGACCACAGCGAAGCAGCAGTCCGAAGACATATTCGGTGCGTTCCGCAAGGGCTGTGAAGGGTATATCGTAAAACCCATCCGCCGTGCAGATCTCATCGAGCAGATAGAAAAGCTCGGTCTGATCAAGATAGAAGCCGTTAAATAA
- the panD gene encoding aspartate 1-decarboxylase, producing the protein MLSKALKGKIHRATVTGTKIDYPGSVGIDADLLEAANIKPYEEVLLANVTNGERLGTYCIPAPAGSGEFTVLGAAARHFSVGDIVIVMNFAYYTDEEMDSLKPSVVVPDENNKIAKIL; encoded by the coding sequence ATGTTGTCAAAGGCATTAAAAGGCAAGATCCACCGAGCGACAGTTACCGGCACCAAGATCGATTACCCGGGCAGCGTGGGCATAGATGCCGATCTGCTTGAAGCAGCGAACATAAAGCCATATGAAGAGGTTCTTCTGGCAAACGTAACAAACGGCGAGCGACTCGGCACGTACTGTATACCAGCCCCGGCAGGCAGCGGTGAATTTACCGTACTAGGTGCGGCGGCCAGGCACTTTTCCGTCGGTGATATTGTAATCGTGATGAACTTTGCCTACTACACCGATGAGGAAATGGATTCGCTCAAGCCAAGCGTCGTCGTGCCGGACGAGAATAATAAGATCGCTAAGATTCTGTAA
- a CDS encoding prephenate dehydrogenase codes for MKNLQQITVIGMGLLGGSVTLSILRSLNGVKAVGYSHRESTRNRARELCIASEIADDMNEAVKGADIVILATPIYTFERIFKEIASSIKPGAIITDVGSTKVLPHRWGEKIFSKDVAYVGSHPIAGSEKSGVDYARDDLLVGAKCIVTRKKKTNEEAVKTLVQFWAALGSRVSVMSPAEHDRIFGSVSHLPHVVAVALVNASNFEQLKYAGKGFIDTSRIASGPSNVWSDILLSNTSNTARGIDRMIKQLSTIKEAIEKDDQRKLANLLEKARTKRAELIDYKISKKELL; via the coding sequence ATGAAGAATTTACAGCAAATCACTGTCATTGGAATGGGCCTGCTTGGCGGATCGGTGACTTTGAGCATTTTGCGGTCGCTCAACGGTGTCAAGGCCGTGGGCTACAGCCACAGGGAAAGCACGAGAAATCGAGCCAGAGAGCTGTGCATCGCCAGCGAGATCGCCGACGACATGAACGAAGCTGTCAAGGGTGCGGATATCGTCATTCTCGCTACACCGATTTACACATTCGAGCGGATATTCAAAGAGATAGCTTCGAGCATAAAGCCCGGGGCAATAATCACAGATGTCGGGTCCACGAAGGTACTGCCTCACAGATGGGGCGAGAAGATATTCTCAAAGGATGTCGCCTACGTCGGATCGCACCCCATAGCGGGCTCGGAGAAAAGCGGCGTGGACTATGCTCGTGATGATCTGCTTGTCGGTGCCAAGTGTATTGTAACCCGCAAGAAGAAAACTAACGAAGAAGCAGTAAAGACTTTGGTGCAGTTCTGGGCCGCTCTCGGTTCGCGGGTCAGTGTGATGAGCCCTGCCGAGCACGATCGGATTTTCGGCAGCGTAAGCCACCTGCCGCATGTGGTCGCGGTGGCGCTGGTAAATGCAAGCAACTTCGAGCAGCTCAAGTATGCAGGCAAAGGATTCATCGATACATCAAGGATCGCGTCGGGGCCGTCAAACGTCTGGAGCGACATACTTCTGAGCAATACGAGCAACACGGCACGCGGCATTGACCGGATGATAAAGCAGTTGAGTACGATCAAGGAAGCAATTGAAAAAGATGATCAGCGGAAGCTAGCGAATCTGCTGGAAAAGGCGCGGACTAAACGCGCGGAATTGATAGATTACAAGATCAGTAAGAAGGAACTATTGTGA
- the purL gene encoding phosphoribosylformylglycinamidine synthase subunit PurL, with translation MVLEDIQELGISSVKAVHFTHVFLIEAEFDGEFAQRVGEELLTDTVYQQFEIGRAPLPAGLENATVIEVHLKSGVTDPVARSVVTALQDMGVTPGSVRTARKFVMEGNISTADRDNIVKRVLANDCIEDVIFGSDAEPPSPHTEPYALKITEVPIRDLDDEQLEKLSKDMDMFLNLTEMHTIQNYYKQIGREPRDVELETIAQTWSEHCVHKTLTSSVELDHDGQKVEYKNLLKDTVFKATKDLNRDWCISVFADNAGVVEFDDDSAICFKVETHNHPSALDPYGGAATGIGGVIRDPMGTGLGAKPIANTDIFCFGEPDMELEDVPKGVLHPRRIMKGVVSGVRDYGNRMGIPTVNGAIYFDDRYIANPLVFCGNLGIMPKDKCFGQASKGDYVIVVGGRTGRDGIHGATFSSGQMTHEHEDIFSHAVQIGDAIVEKKVLDVLLQAREQNLYDAITDCGAGGLSSAVGEMGEEIGVSVDLEKVPLKYAGLNYTEIWISEAQERMVISVKPENVEKVTALFASEDVEATVIGQFTGDNQLTLKYDDKEVGQLGMEFLHSGICKPLKKAVWKTKDLSEPKLSEKDNYNDDLLAILSSYNVASKEWVIRQYDHEVQGASVVKPLVGIANDGPGDAAVIKPKFDSNKGTALACGMNPLYGDIDPYWMALSGIDEAIRNIISVGGRPDRIAILDNFCWGDCNKPETMGALVRACQACYDGAMGFEVPFISGKDSLNNEFVCDDGTEIAIPPTLLISAMTLVDDIDKCVTMDVKKPGNLLFAVGLTKNELGGSHFYKVNGKLGANVPTVDISASAQTAKRIYEAIQAGLVRSCHDCSEGGLATALAEMAFAGGFGIDADLRGLAKTDDCVETHAQLFSESNSRYVVEVEPANYDAFAKLMVNTPFGQIGEVVADKRLAISDAKQKKVIDADIDTLKEAWQKPLNW, from the coding sequence ATGGTGCTCGAAGATATACAGGAACTCGGCATCAGTTCTGTCAAGGCAGTACATTTTACGCATGTATTTTTGATCGAGGCTGAGTTCGATGGCGAGTTCGCACAGCGCGTAGGCGAAGAGCTGCTTACGGATACTGTCTACCAGCAGTTTGAGATCGGTCGAGCCCCCCTGCCGGCAGGACTTGAGAACGCGACAGTGATCGAAGTGCACCTCAAAAGCGGCGTTACGGATCCCGTTGCAAGATCGGTCGTTACCGCCCTTCAGGATATGGGTGTTACGCCGGGCTCGGTGAGAACCGCCCGCAAATTCGTCATGGAAGGTAACATCTCGACAGCCGACCGTGACAACATCGTCAAGCGTGTTCTTGCCAACGACTGCATCGAGGATGTTATCTTCGGCAGTGATGCAGAGCCGCCCAGCCCGCATACCGAGCCTTATGCTCTGAAAATCACCGAAGTGCCTATTCGTGACCTGGACGATGAGCAGCTCGAGAAGCTCAGCAAGGACATGGACATGTTCCTGAATTTGACCGAGATGCACACCATTCAGAATTACTACAAGCAGATCGGCCGTGAGCCGCGGGACGTTGAGCTCGAGACGATCGCACAGACCTGGAGCGAACACTGCGTACACAAGACGCTGACAAGCAGCGTAGAGCTCGATCACGACGGGCAGAAAGTGGAATACAAGAATCTGCTCAAGGACACAGTTTTCAAGGCCACCAAGGACCTCAACAGGGACTGGTGCATTTCTGTATTTGCAGACAATGCCGGCGTTGTGGAATTCGACGATGATTCGGCGATATGCTTCAAGGTTGAAACGCACAACCACCCTTCCGCGTTGGATCCGTACGGCGGAGCTGCGACGGGTATAGGCGGTGTGATAAGGGACCCGATGGGGACAGGCCTGGGCGCGAAGCCGATAGCCAACACGGACATATTCTGTTTCGGCGAGCCCGATATGGAACTGGAAGATGTACCCAAGGGCGTGCTGCATCCGCGACGCATCATGAAAGGCGTCGTGTCGGGAGTTCGCGATTACGGCAACCGCATGGGTATTCCGACTGTGAACGGTGCGATATACTTCGACGACCGTTATATTGCCAATCCGCTGGTATTCTGCGGCAATCTTGGGATCATGCCGAAAGACAAGTGCTTCGGCCAAGCGAGCAAAGGTGACTATGTCATCGTGGTCGGCGGCAGGACCGGAAGAGACGGTATTCACGGCGCGACCTTCAGCAGCGGTCAGATGACGCATGAGCACGAGGACATATTCTCGCATGCTGTGCAGATCGGTGATGCGATTGTCGAGAAGAAGGTGCTCGATGTACTGCTGCAGGCCCGCGAACAGAACCTTTACGATGCTATCACCGACTGCGGTGCAGGCGGACTGAGCAGTGCGGTAGGCGAAATGGGCGAAGAGATCGGCGTCTCGGTTGACCTGGAAAAAGTGCCGCTGAAGTACGCGGGTCTGAACTATACGGAAATATGGATAAGTGAGGCCCAGGAGCGTATGGTGATTTCCGTCAAGCCGGAGAACGTCGAGAAAGTGACCGCACTCTTTGCGTCAGAAGACGTCGAAGCGACCGTGATCGGCCAGTTCACCGGCGACAATCAGTTGACGCTCAAATATGACGACAAGGAGGTTGGTCAGCTAGGCATGGAATTCCTGCATAGCGGAATTTGCAAGCCGTTGAAGAAGGCTGTTTGGAAGACTAAGGATCTAAGCGAGCCTAAACTTAGCGAAAAGGACAACTACAACGATGATCTGCTTGCGATACTGTCTTCTTATAACGTAGCGAGCAAGGAATGGGTCATCCGCCAGTACGATCATGAGGTGCAGGGTGCGAGCGTGGTCAAGCCTTTGGTGGGCATTGCCAATGACGGGCCCGGGGATGCTGCTGTGATCAAGCCCAAATTCGATTCTAACAAGGGAACCGCGCTTGCTTGCGGCATGAATCCGCTATACGGCGACATCGATCCCTACTGGATGGCACTGTCGGGTATCGATGAGGCGATACGTAACATAATTTCGGTTGGCGGTCGGCCAGACCGGATCGCGATACTGGACAACTTCTGCTGGGGCGATTGCAACAAGCCCGAGACAATGGGTGCACTCGTTCGAGCATGCCAGGCGTGCTATGACGGCGCGATGGGCTTCGAAGTACCGTTCATCTCGGGTAAGGACTCGCTCAACAATGAATTCGTATGCGATGACGGGACGGAGATCGCGATCCCGCCGACATTGCTGATCAGTGCGATGACGCTGGTGGATGACATAGACAAGTGCGTCACGATGGATGTGAAGAAGCCGGGCAATCTGCTTTTTGCTGTCGGGCTGACGAAAAATGAGCTTGGCGGATCGCATTTCTATAAAGTCAACGGCAAGCTCGGTGCGAACGTACCGACCGTCGATATTTCGGCATCCGCACAGACCGCAAAGCGTATCTATGAAGCGATCCAGGCGGGTCTTGTCAGAAGCTGTCACGACTGCTCTGAAGGCGGGCTGGCGACAGCTTTGGCTGAGATGGCATTCGCGGGCGGATTCGGCATTGATGCCGACCTTCGCGGGCTGGCAAAGACTGACGACTGCGTCGAGACGCATGCTCAGCTTTTCAGTGAGTCGAATTCGCGGTATGTTGTCGAAGTCGAGCCGGCGAATTATGATGCTTTCGCCAAGCTAATGGTGAATACGCCGTTCGGTCAGATCGGCGAAGTGGTTGCGGACAAACGATTGGCGATCTCTGACGCGAAGCAGAAAAAGGTTATCGACGCCGACATTGACACACTGAAGGAAGCATGGCAGAAACCGCTCAATTGGTAA